In Strigops habroptila isolate Jane chromosome 4, bStrHab1.2.pri, whole genome shotgun sequence, a single genomic region encodes these proteins:
- the JDP2 gene encoding jun dimerization protein 2: MMPGQIPDPSLAAGALPGLGPLTGLPGTALTAEELKCADIRNIGAMISPLHFLEVKLGKRPQPVKSELDEEEERRKRRREKNKVAAARCRNKKKERTEFLQRESERLELMNAELKAQIEELKQERQQLILMLNRHRPTCIVRTDSIKTPESEANPLLEQLEKK, translated from the exons ATGATGCCAGGGCAGATCCCCGACCCGTCCCTGGCAGCCGGCGCACTGCCTGGGCTCGGCCCCTTGACAGGactgcctggcacagccctgaCCGCTGAGGAGCTGAAGTGCGCTGACATCCGCAACATCGGGGCCATGATCTCGCCACTCCACTTCCTGGAGGTGAAGCTTGGGAAGAGACCCCAGCCCGTGAAAAGTGAG ctggatgaggaagaggagaggaggaaaaggcgccgggagaaaaacaaagtagCAGCAGCACGATGTCGTAACAAGAAGAAGGAGAGGACGGAGTTCCTGCAGCGG GAGTCTGAGCGTCTGGAGCTCATGAATGCTGAGCTGAAGGCCCAGATAGAAGAGCTGAaacaggagaggcagcagctgatcCTGATGCTGAACCGGCACCGTCCCACCTGCATCGTGCGGACAGACAGCATCAAGACACCAGAGAGTGAAGCCAACCCGCTGCTGGAACAGCTAGAGAAGAAGTGA
- the LOC115606383 gene encoding predicted GPI-anchored protein 58 yields the protein MRNRPGCQRHTSGRAGERGRGAGSAAQGWDQPGHRHPAPRHPAPHSLTSLHPAPHSPASRSPASPQPAPRDSAPAIPWHPCALEPAVPAPHGNLGAPWPLRTTALRQFAPLNRVRSPQLSASQPRAAPATRPGAAAVPPGPARRDRLCAETPLLSPAPGSKEAKDRRLAGLPSTNPAGPGQQTRGQGGLQGNPSAPREVGAFPSHPTPARPAHAPHDAVSPVHGSRAVSPSSTGT from the coding sequence ATGCGGAACCGGCCGGGCTGCCAGCGCCACACGTCAGGGAGGgcgggggagcggggccgcggggcggggagcgccGCGCAGGGGTGGGACCAGCCGGGGCACCGGCACCCCGCACCCCGGCATCCCGCACCCCACAGTCTGACATCCCTGCATCCCGCACCCCACAGCCCGGCATCCCGCAGCCCAGCATCCCCACAGCCCGCACCTCGGGACTCCGCACCCGCCATCCCTTGGCACCCTTGTGCCCTCGAGCCGGCAGTTCCGGCACCCCACGGCAACCTCGGTGCCCCCTGGCCCCTCCGCACCACGGCGCTCCGGCAATTCGCACCCCTCAACCGGGTGCGCTCgccccagctctcagcctccCAGCCCCGGGCAGCCCCGGCGACCCGTCCCGGTGCCGCCGCAGTCCCGCCCGGGCCAGCCCGCAGGGACAGGCTCTGTGCGGAGACCCCGCTTCTCAGTCCTGCGCCTGGGAGCAAGGAGGCCAAGGACCGGAGGCTGGCCGGGCTTCCCAGCACCAACCCCGCCGGCCCTGGGCAGCAGACACgggggcagggagggctgcAGGGCAACCCCTCGGCCCCACGGGAAGTGGGCGCCttcccatctcatcccacccCAGCCCGGCCGGCTC